The sequence TACTAAACGTGAGGAAATTTTATCATAATAAGCATTTGCAGCTTCGCTAGATATATTATTTTTCAAACTATCAACAGGTTGTTGAGCCCAAATAGTCGATGTAAAAAAAACAAATGATATGATAAAACATGTTTTCATTCATCGTTTTTTACGCCAATATTTAAATTATGTTACATTTTTTTTGCCAATTCTATAACTTGATTTAACTTTTCTTGAGGAATTTTAGCTCCAATATGCTCTATAACATTACCAGCTAATAATGCAGCAATTTTTCCAGAAGTTTCTATTGGTAATTGATTGCAAAGCCCATATAAAAATCCGGATGCATACCAATCGCCTGCTCCTGTTGTATCAATAGCATTTGCTTTAATAGCCGGTATTTTGTATGTTTGTCCATTATACTTTATGAGCGAGCCTTCTTTTCCTATCTTAACAATAGCATATGAACAATATTCGGCAAGTTCGTTGAGCGATTCTTCGGGCGACTTACCGGTGAAAGCTTTGGCTTCTTCTTCGTTGGCAAAAACAATGTCAACATATTTTTTCATAAACGCTTTGATAAAGTCGAGATTATCTGCAACAATATTAAAACTTGCCAAATCGTAAGAAATAAGCATACCTTTTGCTTTTGCCATTTCTGCTACTTTCAACACCAAATCTCTATTAAAAATTAAGTATCCTTCAATGTGCATAATGGCATACGAATCGAGCCATGAATGATCAATTTCTTCAGGCTTAAGCTCAGCAGCTGCTCCTAAGTATGTAGCAAAAGTTCGTTCTGAATCGGGAGTAATCATAGCAATTGCTTTTCCGGAATTAAGTTCCGACATCGAAAAATAGCATTTAACACCTTGTTGTTCCATATCCGATTTGTAAAACTGGCCTATTTCGTCGTATCCAATTTTGCCAATATATGCCGTCGGAAAATTAAATGAAGCGATACCATACATTGTATTAGCTACACTGCCACCCGATTTTAGCGTTTTTGGAAATTTTTGAGTCAAATTTTCTATCTTTTTTATCGTTTCTTCATCAACTAATTGCATACTTCCTTTTG is a genomic window of Bacteroidales bacterium containing:
- a CDS encoding adenosine kinase, whose amino-acid sequence is MKGIIGIGNAITDIMTILPDDNLLTTIQFPKGSMQLVDEETIKKIENLTQKFPKTLKSGGSVANTMYGIASFNFPTAYIGKIGYDEIGQFYKSDMEQQGVKCYFSMSELNSGKAIAMITPDSERTFATYLGAAAELKPEEIDHSWLDSYAIMHIEGYLIFNRDLVLKVAEMAKAKGMLISYDLASFNIVADNLDFIKAFMKKYVDIVFANEEEAKAFTGKSPEESLNELAEYCSYAIVKIGKEGSLIKYNGQTYKIPAIKANAIDTTGAGDWYASGFLYGLCNQLPIETSGKIAALLAGNVIEHIGAKIPQEKLNQVIELAKKM